In Lusitaniella coriacea LEGE 07157, one DNA window encodes the following:
- a CDS encoding pentapeptide repeat-containing protein: MKWIGTTAIIGAIALGGCSLEEPETDPLTRLQETRECIECDLSGVDLSGADLSDAKLNRATLTGANLSDANLTGALLDSADLSEANLQNANLSLAALTDANLTVVNATGTNFEGAFLRNANLKQGTFRDANFTGANLNAAQMDDGVLEGANLTGATMPDGSIRD; encoded by the coding sequence ATGAAATGGATCGGGACAACAGCTATAATTGGCGCGATCGCGCTAGGGGGATGTTCTTTGGAAGAACCCGAAACCGATCCCCTGACACGACTCCAGGAAACGCGAGAGTGCATAGAATGCGATCTGAGTGGAGTCGATTTGAGCGGTGCGGACTTGTCTGATGCGAAACTGAATCGCGCGACGTTAACGGGTGCAAATTTAAGCGATGCGAATTTGACAGGAGCGTTGCTGGATAGTGCCGATCTCTCTGAAGCCAATCTACAGAATGCGAACTTGAGTCTCGCGGCGTTAACTGATGCGAACTTGACGGTTGTCAACGCAACGGGGACAAATTTTGAAGGCGCTTTTTTGCGCAATGCCAATTTGAAACAGGGGACATTCCGCGATGCGAATTTTACTGGAGCAAACTTGAATGCAGCGCAAATGGATGATGGAGTTTTGGAGGGTGCGAATTTAACGGGAGCAACAATGCCGGATGGTTCGATTCGCGACTAG
- a CDS encoding DUF4349 domain-containing protein, giving the protein MNKRSFKSALFACTLLSGLSIAACASEPSQNAAVDMAAPSAEVAKESSGENFETVADTSEAQSTVPQRPSQLIKTAHLDLVVNSISETLPKVSEVAKQQQGDIFSLKNQQPENRGSRHSASITLRVPQSKLETTLEALSQLGTVQRQNISAEDVSNQLVDSQARLRSLRQAENTLLKIMERSGSVGDVLKVAQELKNTRVQIEQIDAQLKDLRDRVAFSTVTLNLEAATISLPPEQALGLQLSQTWKSASYSVESFTTNLLKIGIWLLTYSPYLAILTVAIWLSSARLRKSSTPLVSESRETESNG; this is encoded by the coding sequence ATGAATAAACGCTCATTTAAATCAGCTTTATTTGCTTGTACACTGTTGAGCGGTTTATCAATCGCCGCTTGCGCAAGCGAACCTAGTCAAAACGCTGCTGTCGATATGGCAGCACCTTCTGCGGAAGTCGCGAAAGAATCCTCTGGGGAGAATTTTGAAACCGTTGCAGACACTTCCGAAGCACAATCGACAGTGCCTCAACGTCCCTCTCAACTGATTAAAACGGCTCATCTAGATTTAGTGGTCAATTCCATCTCCGAAACGCTACCGAAAGTTTCAGAGGTTGCCAAGCAACAACAAGGGGATATTTTCTCGCTGAAAAACCAGCAACCCGAAAATCGCGGAAGTCGTCACAGTGCCTCGATTACGCTGCGGGTTCCCCAAAGCAAACTCGAAACAACCTTAGAAGCGTTGAGCCAGTTGGGAACAGTTCAGCGACAAAATATTAGCGCAGAGGATGTGAGCAATCAATTGGTGGATTCCCAGGCGCGGCTGCGAAGTTTGCGCCAAGCGGAAAATACGCTCTTGAAAATAATGGAACGTTCGGGTTCGGTGGGAGATGTGCTGAAAGTGGCGCAGGAATTGAAGAATACGCGGGTTCAAATCGAACAAATCGACGCACAGTTAAAGGATTTGCGCGATCGCGTGGCATTCTCAACCGTTACCCTCAACCTAGAAGCAGCTACGATTTCTCTCCCTCCCGAACAAGCCTTGGGATTGCAACTCTCTCAAACCTGGAAAAGCGCAAGCTACTCCGTCGAAAGTTTCACCACGAATTTGCTCAAAATTGGCATTTGGCTTTTGACCTACAGCCCTTATCTTGCCATCTTGACCGTGGCAATTTGGTTGAGTTCTGCGCGTTTGAGAAAATCCTCTACTCCCTTAGTTTCTGAAAGTAGAGAGACGGAGAGCAATGGATAG
- a CDS encoding MFS transporter — protein MGLKGKNKPTRTVIVLTIIFLAIEVLDELVDGVGGAAYPLIRNDLHLSYVQVGLLFAIPNTISSAIEPIVGIFADIGRRRQLILGGGIAFAIALLLMSLSYNFLGLLGAFILFYPASGCFVSLSEATLMDIAPKRQEQNMARWALAGSVGNAMGPLILAGAIAWHQSWRSTFLVLAILTVFAIALLWNKPILRATASSQSEPTHNFKTGVSYAVDALKRRTVLRWLTLLQLSDLMLDIFGRFLALYFVDIAGINSSQASMAVGIWLGCGVLGDFALIPLLNRVRGLDYLKLSAIVVLCLYPAFLTIPNPAIKLVILGFLGFLNSGWYTVLQGQLYAAMPGQSGTVMTLNNLAGLVGGLMPLALGWIAQQYGLQYAMWMLLVAPLALLRLNGEMGRWGDGETG, from the coding sequence ATGGGATTGAAGGGAAAAAACAAACCCACCCGGACTGTAATTGTTTTAACGATTATTTTCCTGGCAATTGAAGTATTAGACGAGCTTGTAGATGGAGTTGGGGGAGCAGCGTATCCCTTAATTCGCAACGATTTGCACCTTTCCTACGTGCAAGTGGGATTGTTGTTCGCCATCCCCAATACAATCAGTAGCGCAATCGAGCCGATTGTTGGGATCTTTGCAGATATAGGTCGGCGACGGCAATTAATTTTGGGGGGAGGTATTGCGTTCGCGATCGCGCTACTTCTCATGTCCCTAAGCTACAACTTTTTGGGGTTATTGGGAGCATTTATCTTGTTTTATCCCGCTTCTGGCTGTTTTGTCAGTCTTTCCGAAGCAACGCTCATGGATATTGCACCCAAACGCCAGGAGCAAAACATGGCACGCTGGGCATTGGCGGGTTCTGTGGGAAATGCAATGGGCCCTTTAATCTTGGCTGGCGCGATCGCGTGGCATCAAAGTTGGCGCAGTACCTTTCTTGTTTTAGCCATCCTAACGGTTTTCGCGATCGCGCTTCTGTGGAATAAACCGATTCTACGAGCTACAGCATCCTCTCAGAGCGAACCCACCCACAATTTCAAGACCGGAGTCAGTTACGCGGTCGACGCTCTAAAACGGCGTACCGTGCTGCGTTGGTTAACCCTCTTGCAATTGTCAGATTTAATGTTGGATATTTTTGGGCGTTTTCTAGCCTTGTATTTTGTCGATATAGCTGGCATAAATTCTTCCCAAGCCAGTATGGCGGTTGGGATTTGGTTGGGATGTGGCGTACTGGGAGATTTTGCCCTCATTCCCCTACTCAATCGAGTGCGAGGATTAGACTATTTGAAGTTGAGCGCGATCGTTGTCTTATGCCTCTATCCCGCTTTTTTGACAATACCCAATCCCGCAATCAAACTGGTCATTCTCGGCTTCCTGGGTTTCCTCAATTCCGGTTGGTATACCGTCCTCCAAGGACAACTGTACGCAGCAATGCCGGGACAAAGCGGTACCGTAATGACACTCAATAATCTAGCCGGATTAGTCGGCGGTTTAATGCCTCTTGCATTGGGTTGGATTGCTCAACAGTATGGCTTACAGTACGCAATGTGGATGTTATTGGTAGCACCTCTTGCCTTACTCCGATTGAATGGGGAGATGGGGAGATGGGGAGACGGGGAGACGGGGTGA
- a CDS encoding FHA domain-containing protein, which yields MVTLGPTPYLILRTANGNRYLPLVGSNCWTVGRSDDNNFVIPDQWISRNHAMLQCTETGEFYLIDLGSRNGTFVNGRRVNIPVTLRNTDHLTFGQTELEFHCPPRDYPANSNSSTSERETLTSTLHVRRLMSVVVVDIRNFTGLTQQLDEKTLSAMIGNWFRQAGEIIRESGSWVDKYIGDAVMAIWFHGETAVSNQEVLDIFQAVSNLNKMTASLSRQYPLPFDLRIGAGINTGYAMVGNTGSGDRPDYTAIGDTVNAAFRLESCTKRIGKDIALGQSTYGYLKNLDEAQKRFQPFTVDLKGYENPVETYGASFEELDRLIAHTASAREF from the coding sequence GTGGTGACCTTGGGACCAACACCTTACTTAATTCTGCGCACGGCAAATGGCAATCGTTACTTGCCTTTGGTCGGTAGTAACTGCTGGACGGTCGGACGTAGCGATGATAATAATTTTGTGATTCCCGACCAGTGGATTTCTCGCAATCATGCCATGCTGCAATGTACGGAAACCGGCGAATTCTATCTGATCGATTTGGGAAGTCGCAATGGAACCTTCGTCAACGGTCGCCGCGTGAATATTCCCGTCACCCTGCGCAATACCGACCACCTAACCTTCGGTCAAACAGAATTAGAATTTCACTGTCCGCCTCGCGACTACCCCGCAAATTCTAACTCTTCCACCTCAGAACGCGAAACCCTAACCTCAACCCTCCACGTTCGCCGCCTCATGTCCGTTGTGGTGGTTGACATTCGCAACTTTACGGGATTGACCCAGCAACTCGACGAAAAAACCCTTTCTGCCATGATTGGCAATTGGTTCCGCCAAGCCGGAGAGATTATTCGAGAATCCGGGAGTTGGGTGGATAAATACATCGGCGATGCGGTAATGGCGATTTGGTTTCATGGAGAAACCGCAGTCTCAAACCAAGAGGTGTTGGATATTTTTCAGGCGGTGAGCAATCTCAACAAAATGACTGCGAGTTTGAGTCGTCAGTATCCGTTACCCTTTGACCTGCGTATCGGTGCGGGAATCAATACGGGATATGCAATGGTTGGCAATACCGGAAGCGGCGACCGTCCGGATTATACGGCAATTGGAGATACGGTGAATGCTGCTTTTCGCCTTGAATCCTGCACGAAGCGCATTGGCAAGGATATCGCTCTGGGACAGTCCACCTACGGCTATCTCAAAAACCTCGACGAGGCTCAAAAACGATTTCAACCATTTACCGTCGATCTCAAAGGCTATGAAAACCCTGTTGAAACCTATGGCGCTAGCTTTGAGGAGTTAGATCGTTTGATTGCTCATACTGCTTCTGCAAGAGAGTTTTAG